A genomic region of Leptolyngbya sp. NIES-2104 contains the following coding sequences:
- a CDS encoding A24 family peptidase, with amino-acid sequence MDILAVPALVLVFFVGASIGSFLNVVIYRLPAGLSLIYPPSRCPHCLTRLKKRENIPVFGWLRLKGKCAHCKSRISPRYPLIEAATGLLFLVVFLRFDLSLSTLGYWAFLSWLLALSMIDWDTMTLPNPLTQSGLVLGLVFQTAIGFLTTGIVGAIQGFISGVIGAIAGIWLLDLIAIVGSMILGQPAMGAGDSKLMAMIGAWLGWQLMLIGGFLACLTGSIVGIVAIKSGRLSRRQAMPFGPFLALGAGISLFCGQAMLSNYLRLFAL; translated from the coding sequence ATGGATATTCTTGCGGTTCCTGCACTGGTTTTGGTGTTTTTTGTCGGAGCCTCGATCGGAAGTTTTCTCAATGTGGTGATCTACCGATTGCCTGCTGGACTGTCATTAATTTATCCGCCTTCTCGCTGTCCGCATTGTCTCACTCGCCTGAAAAAACGCGAGAATATTCCAGTGTTTGGCTGGCTACGACTGAAGGGAAAATGTGCTCACTGTAAAAGCCGAATTTCACCTAGATATCCATTGATTGAAGCAGCGACAGGACTTCTATTCTTAGTGGTCTTTCTGCGTTTCGATCTGTCGCTTTCAACTTTGGGATACTGGGCGTTTTTGAGTTGGCTTCTGGCGCTATCGATGATTGATTGGGATACGATGACGCTACCAAATCCGTTGACGCAATCGGGCTTAGTGTTGGGATTGGTGTTTCAAACTGCGATCGGCTTTTTAACAACTGGCATCGTCGGCGCAATTCAGGGATTCATCAGCGGTGTGATCGGTGCGATCGCTGGAATTTGGCTACTCGATCTGATAGCGATCGTGGGATCGATGATTCTGGGACAGCCTGCAATGGGAGCGGGAGACTCGAAGCTGATGGCGATGATTGGGGCTTGGTTGGGCTGGCAATTGATGCTAATCGGTGGATTTTTGGCGTGTTTGACAGGTTCGATCGTGGGAATTGTCGCGATCAAATCAGGGCGGTTATCCCGTCGTCAGGCGATGCCGTTCGGACCGTTTTTAGCATTGGGAGCGGGGATCAGTTTGTTTTGTGGACAGGCGATGCTCTCGAACTATTTACGATTGTTTGCGCTGTAG
- a CDS encoding Uma2 family endonuclease: MNIDSTTDLRFPDSDGKPMSDNTEQFRWIVLIKENLEILFADDPNVFVAGDLLWYPIKSRSAGSAAPDAMVVFGRPKGRRGSYKQWEENNVPPQVVFEILSPSNTAQEMADKLAFYQLHGIEEYYLYDPDDIELKGWIRQGEILAPTAQMNGWTSPRLGIEFRLGRELVIYRPDGRPFLSSIELDQRARRLERSLETERQRAHQLEEYLRSIGIDPDQIPPNS, translated from the coding sequence ATGAACATTGACTCTACAACTGATCTTCGCTTTCCCGACAGTGACGGCAAACCGATGTCCGATAATACCGAGCAGTTTCGCTGGATCGTTCTAATCAAAGAAAATCTCGAAATTCTATTTGCAGATGATCCAAATGTGTTTGTCGCAGGAGATTTGCTCTGGTATCCGATCAAGTCGCGATCGGCAGGGTCGGCTGCACCTGATGCAATGGTCGTATTCGGTAGACCGAAAGGCAGACGCGGATCGTACAAACAATGGGAAGAAAATAACGTTCCCCCTCAAGTCGTGTTCGAGATCCTCTCACCGAGCAACACCGCTCAGGAAATGGCAGACAAGCTGGCGTTTTACCAGCTTCACGGGATTGAAGAATATTACTTATATGATCCTGACGATATTGAGCTAAAAGGCTGGATTCGTCAGGGAGAAATCTTGGCTCCGACCGCACAAATGAACGGTTGGACAAGCCCACGATTAGGAATTGAATTTCGATTGGGGCGAGAACTCGTCATTTACCGACCCGATGGTAGACCATTTCTGAGTTCGATCGAGCTTGACCAACGAGCTAGACGATTAGAACGATCGCTTGAAACTGAACGCCAAAGAGCGCATCAACTCGAAGAATATTTGAGATCGATCGGCATCGATCCCGATCAGATCCCCCCGAATTCCTAA
- a CDS encoding DUF2252 domain-containing protein, which yields MKTLNKTVLDPNLSIDDRVSAGKALRQKVKRRDLGVYKPAQNRPDPIDLLKAQTQTRLPDLIPVYYERMLASPFAFLRGSAAVMIQDIANAPTTDISVQACGDMHVSNFGVFASAERNLVFAINDFDETCPGAWEWDLKRLVTSAIAAGRHLDGDRELCESAVRSIVQSYRQHLHEYAQMSYLDLWYAQIEETELLKKLPDEQHKKAARILEKARECTHLQTLDKLTELVNDQHQIIESPPLVVRTETLIQEQSIRGSLEELIQDYLSSIGSERRFLLSRYRIIDVARKVVGVGSVGTRCWIIYLEGRDQGDPLFLQVKEAQSSVLLPYAERFQKGRELGSHEGERVVIGQRLIQGAPDIFLGWGDTGGIHYYVRQLRDMKGSIKLEPGKFRPKSLLDYGVLCGWALALAHAKSGDAAMLAGYVGNSEALDDAMVTFAFAYADQTEQDYDRLIQAAKQGQIPVEI from the coding sequence ATGAAGACATTAAACAAAACAGTCCTTGATCCCAATCTATCGATCGACGATCGCGTCTCGGCTGGGAAAGCTCTGCGCCAAAAAGTCAAACGCCGCGATCTCGGAGTGTACAAGCCTGCTCAGAATCGTCCTGATCCGATTGATCTACTCAAGGCACAGACCCAAACTCGACTGCCTGACTTGATCCCGGTTTACTACGAGCGGATGCTTGCTTCGCCGTTTGCCTTTCTGCGGGGTTCAGCCGCCGTGATGATCCAGGATATTGCCAACGCACCCACTACAGATATCAGTGTTCAAGCTTGTGGCGATATGCACGTCTCGAATTTTGGAGTGTTTGCTTCTGCCGAACGGAATCTGGTGTTTGCGATCAATGATTTTGATGAAACCTGTCCGGGAGCGTGGGAATGGGATCTCAAGCGATTAGTCACAAGCGCGATCGCAGCAGGAAGACATCTCGACGGCGATCGTGAGCTTTGTGAATCAGCGGTTCGCTCGATCGTGCAATCTTACCGTCAACATCTCCACGAGTATGCTCAGATGAGCTATCTCGATTTGTGGTACGCCCAGATCGAAGAGACAGAACTCCTCAAAAAACTACCCGACGAACAGCACAAAAAAGCAGCCCGCATCCTGGAAAAAGCGCGTGAATGCACTCATTTACAAACCCTGGACAAACTCACAGAACTCGTGAATGACCAGCATCAGATCATTGAATCTCCACCGCTAGTTGTGCGAACTGAGACGCTGATTCAGGAGCAATCTATCAGAGGATCGCTCGAAGAATTGATTCAAGATTATCTGTCCTCGATCGGGAGTGAGCGGCGCTTTTTACTGTCTCGCTATCGCATTATTGATGTCGCTCGTAAAGTTGTGGGCGTGGGCAGTGTTGGAACTCGCTGCTGGATTATTTATCTCGAAGGCAGGGATCAAGGTGATCCCCTATTTCTACAAGTCAAAGAAGCACAGTCTTCGGTGCTGCTTCCTTATGCAGAGCGATTTCAGAAGGGACGAGAGTTAGGAAGTCATGAAGGTGAGCGCGTTGTGATTGGACAGCGGCTGATTCAGGGTGCGCCTGATATTTTTCTAGGCTGGGGCGACACTGGCGGAATTCACTACTATGTCCGGCAGTTGCGTGATATGAAAGGCAGTATCAAGCTCGAACCCGGCAAGTTTCGCCCAAAAAGTCTTTTAGACTATGGTGTGCTGTGCGGTTGGGCATTGGCGCTGGCACATGCAAAGTCGGGCGATGCAGCGATGCTGGCTGGTTATGTCGGGAACAGTGAGGCACTCGATGATGCGATGGTGACATTTGCTTTTGCGTATGCGGATCAGACTGAGCAAGATTACGATCGCTTAATTCAAGCAGCCAAGCAGGGACAGATTCCGGTAGAGATTTAG
- the gmk gene encoding guanylate kinase codes for MSKGRLIVLTGPSGVGKGTLLRSLIQRHEELFLSVSVTTRSPRPGEVDGKNYHFVTRPQFERMVAQGEFLEWAEFAGNCYGTPRRIVEEKIRNGKWVILEIELDGARQIRKSFPSAFQIFIAPPSMVELEARIRGRGQDSETAIARRLERAWEEVDAAGEFDIQVVNDDLERALSEIEQALFEPAAVC; via the coding sequence ATGAGCAAGGGTAGACTCATTGTTTTAACAGGACCAAGCGGTGTCGGAAAAGGAACCTTGCTCCGATCGCTCATCCAGCGACACGAAGAATTGTTTCTCTCCGTCTCTGTCACCACTCGATCCCCCCGCCCCGGAGAAGTCGATGGCAAAAATTATCACTTTGTCACACGACCGCAATTTGAACGAATGGTCGCCCAGGGAGAATTTCTCGAATGGGCAGAATTCGCCGGAAATTGCTACGGCACTCCGAGGCGAATCGTCGAAGAGAAAATCCGCAACGGAAAATGGGTCATTCTTGAAATCGAACTCGATGGCGCACGCCAAATTCGCAAATCGTTTCCGAGCGCTTTCCAGATCTTTATCGCACCTCCTTCGATGGTGGAACTCGAAGCCCGCATTCGTGGACGCGGACAGGATTCGGAAACCGCGATCGCAAGGCGGCTTGAACGAGCCTGGGAAGAAGTGGATGCAGCCGGAGAGTTTGACATTCAAGTGGTCAATGACGATTTAGAACGAGCGTTATCAGAAATCGAGCAAGCGCTATTTGAGCCAGCAGCCGTTTGCTGA
- the remA gene encoding extracellular matrix/biofilm regulator RemA: protein MTEIKLINIGFGNIVSAHRIIAIVSPDSAPIKRIVTDARESDKLIDATYGRRTRAVIIMDSGHIVLSAIQPETVANRSLASKGGLGD from the coding sequence ATGACCGAAATCAAACTGATCAACATCGGATTTGGCAATATCGTCTCAGCGCATCGAATTATTGCGATCGTTTCTCCCGATTCCGCCCCGATTAAACGAATTGTCACCGATGCCCGCGAAAGCGACAAACTGATCGATGCCACCTATGGACGGCGAACTCGTGCCGTAATCATTATGGATTCCGGTCATATCGTGCTTTCCGCCATCCAACCGGAGACAGTTGCCAACCGATCTCTCGCCTCTAAAGGTGGACTTGGCGACTAG
- a CDS encoding HAD-IC family P-type ATPase, with the protein MNSATFPSGLTDQEAATRRAAGQGNNLPQQSSRTYTDILRDNLFTFINIVLFFISIVLILLGRIDDVGVIAFVIGTNAIVNIYQEIRAKKKLDQIAVVSRPTVTIVRDSQEKVVDPNEIVIGDLIVVRPGDQIVVDGSVTGEGEINMDESLLTGESDLITKQAGKPLYSGSFCVSGKAYYQAEKVGKDSYANQLTAGAKSFRRVLTPLQKQINLIVRLLLVAAIFLWLLAGISLIMGLTPFERSVENAAVIAGLVPSGLFLMITLAYAMGAVRMADRNALIQQSNAIESLSHINVMCLDKTGTLTANRIQLQSLQPIGLSETELRSRLGDYAVSASFSNKTNDAIAQSCPGEKRSLKEEIPFASAYKWSAEAFDQGGVYVLGAPDVLSAAVPLTRELQQAIQAGADQGLRVLLFAHTPDWKPMRGTDANQPQLPLGLQAIGLLFFGDELRPHVQETLSRFRAGGIEVKVISGDNPNTVAALAMQAGLDSDIKLVSGQDLANMDDLEFAQTAAETTVFGRITPDQKARLVKAFQSQGKYVAMMGDGVNDVPSLKQANVGIAMESGSQITRGVADMVLLKDSFEALPDAFLEGQRIRNSIEDVTKISLVRICAFVILMLSLVMPGIIFPLTIKHNAILTLLTEGVPTLGVTLWARPGKPPKQGLIRSILPFIVPAMSLLALFSLLIYIGYTVQQITPLLKLLDGDMPLGEIAQVITPAKILGALFVARNALLAFLIFCGLLLILLVKPPTRFWTGGAPISGDLRYLFLSIAMLGVLIVLLGVPGLRSLFDLRPLLPIDYLILALFAFLWALLVRTAWRNRWLETFLHIESRSES; encoded by the coding sequence ATGAATTCTGCAACTTTCCCATCTGGCTTGACTGATCAGGAAGCCGCGACTCGACGTGCAGCGGGTCAAGGCAACAATCTTCCCCAACAATCCAGCCGAACTTACACCGATATTTTGAGAGACAATCTTTTTACGTTTATTAATATTGTTCTGTTTTTTATCAGTATTGTGCTGATTTTGCTTGGACGCATCGATGATGTGGGTGTGATTGCGTTTGTGATTGGAACAAATGCGATCGTCAATATTTATCAAGAGATTCGCGCCAAGAAAAAGCTTGATCAAATTGCCGTGGTGTCTCGTCCGACCGTAACGATCGTGCGGGATAGCCAAGAAAAAGTGGTTGATCCGAATGAGATTGTGATCGGTGATTTGATAGTTGTGCGTCCGGGAGATCAGATTGTTGTCGATGGCAGCGTGACCGGGGAGGGCGAGATCAATATGGATGAATCGCTGCTCACTGGAGAATCTGATTTAATTACGAAACAAGCTGGAAAACCGCTGTATTCTGGAAGCTTCTGTGTGAGTGGAAAAGCATATTATCAAGCCGAAAAAGTTGGCAAAGATAGTTATGCAAATCAGCTTACGGCTGGAGCCAAATCGTTCCGACGAGTTCTAACCCCGCTGCAAAAACAAATCAATTTAATCGTGCGATTATTGCTCGTTGCAGCGATCTTCTTGTGGTTGCTGGCAGGCATTTCTCTAATTATGGGTCTGACTCCATTTGAGCGGAGTGTTGAGAATGCTGCCGTGATCGCTGGATTAGTTCCGAGCGGATTGTTTTTGATGATCACGTTGGCGTATGCGATGGGGGCGGTACGAATGGCAGACCGCAATGCGCTGATTCAACAATCGAACGCGATCGAGTCTTTGAGCCATATCAATGTGATGTGTTTAGACAAGACCGGAACCCTCACAGCAAATCGGATTCAACTTCAATCCCTGCAACCGATCGGGCTTTCTGAAACGGAACTGCGATCGCGTCTCGGAGATTATGCGGTAAGCGCTTCGTTTAGCAATAAAACGAATGATGCGATCGCTCAATCCTGTCCCGGTGAGAAACGCAGTTTAAAAGAAGAGATTCCCTTTGCGTCCGCTTACAAATGGAGTGCAGAAGCATTCGATCAAGGAGGTGTCTATGTCTTAGGTGCACCCGATGTTTTGAGTGCGGCTGTTCCGCTGACCCGTGAACTACAGCAAGCCATTCAAGCAGGCGCTGATCAGGGCTTACGAGTGTTACTTTTTGCTCATACACCAGACTGGAAACCGATGCGGGGCACCGATGCGAATCAGCCTCAACTGCCTTTGGGACTTCAAGCGATCGGACTTTTATTTTTTGGCGATGAACTGCGTCCCCATGTGCAGGAAACATTGAGCCGATTTCGAGCGGGTGGGATTGAGGTGAAAGTCATTTCCGGCGATAATCCCAATACAGTTGCCGCTCTCGCCATGCAGGCAGGTTTAGATTCTGATATCAAGCTGGTTTCTGGGCAAGATCTAGCGAACATGGACGATCTGGAATTTGCTCAAACTGCCGCAGAAACGACCGTCTTTGGTCGAATTACGCCGGATCAGAAAGCTCGATTAGTCAAAGCATTTCAGAGTCAGGGTAAGTATGTAGCAATGATGGGGGATGGTGTGAATGATGTTCCATCTCTGAAGCAGGCGAATGTCGGCATTGCAATGGAGAGCGGGAGCCAGATTACACGCGGCGTGGCAGATATGGTGCTGCTCAAAGACTCTTTTGAAGCATTACCTGATGCGTTTTTAGAAGGACAGCGAATTCGGAACAGCATCGAAGATGTCACCAAAATTTCGCTGGTTCGTATCTGTGCATTTGTGATTCTAATGCTGTCTCTGGTGATGCCCGGTATCATTTTTCCGCTCACGATCAAGCACAATGCGATTCTAACGCTGCTTACCGAGGGAGTCCCCACGCTAGGTGTCACGCTTTGGGCAAGACCGGGTAAACCACCGAAACAGGGGTTAATTCGATCCATACTCCCCTTTATTGTGCCTGCAATGTCGCTACTCGCGTTGTTTAGCTTGCTGATCTACATTGGCTATACTGTGCAGCAAATTACACCACTGCTGAAATTGCTAGATGGCGACATGCCACTAGGGGAAATTGCTCAGGTCATCACACCCGCAAAAATCTTAGGTGCTTTATTTGTGGCGCGAAATGCGCTGTTAGCGTTTCTTATTTTTTGTGGGTTGTTGTTGATTCTGCTGGTGAAGCCACCTACACGGTTTTGGACGGGAGGGGCACCAATCAGCGGTGATTTGCGATATTTGTTTTTGTCGATCGCAATGTTAGGCGTATTGATCGTGCTGCTTGGGGTGCCCGGATTACGATCGCTGTTTGATCTTAGACCATTGCTACCGATCGATTATCTCATCCTGGCGCTGTTCGCTTTTCTCTGGGCGTTGCTGGTACGAACCGCATGGCGCAATCGGTGGTTAGAAACCTTTTTACACATCGAATCTCGTTCTGAATCATGA